In Eupeodes corollae chromosome 3, idEupCoro1.1, whole genome shotgun sequence, a single genomic region encodes these proteins:
- the LOC129952845 gene encoding lectizyme: MKVLIVCFALTAVVSVGAFDLYPLIRPQFSSGDIISGTAAEPGEAPFIVSLKSSSHFCAGSIIDEHWILTAAHCLVYNKFKVVAGLHKRSDESQVQIRSVSLKNNSIQHELYSGGVGPNDIGLIYLDEPLDLSEISRSTGKPLVSKVQLPSRQFSQLGDGVLFGWGIDNSNNIPNTLQKLETQIIGYDRCKRLLPMSAPLDPVNICSHNEGTIASACNGDSGGPLVKFNGKVVEQIGIVSWGYTPCTSTRYPSVYTHTDAFLSWISQSIEGFVPANKQ; this comes from the coding sequence ATGAAGGTTCTCATTGTTTGTTTCGCCCTAACGGCAGTGGTAAGCGTCGGTGCTTTTGACCTATACCCACTTATTCGACCACAATTCAGTTCTGGTGATATTATTTCGGGAACCGCAGCTGAACCCGGTGAAGCTCCGTTCATAGTTTCGTTGAAATCTTCATCTCACTTCTGTGCCGGAAGTATCATCGATGAACACTGGATCCTTACTGCCGCTCATTGCCTCGTCTACAACAAGTTCAAAGTCGTTGCTGGCTTGCACAAGAGGAGCGACGAATCCCAAGTTCAAATTCGTTCGGTTTCACTGAAGAACAACAGCATTCAGCATGAACTCTACAGCGGCGGAGTTGGGCCCAACGATATTGGTTTAATTTACCTCGACGAACCACTGGACTTGTCGGAAATCAGTCGCTCCACCGGAAAACCTCTTGTCAGCAAGGTTCAACTTCCATCAAGGCAGTTCAGCCAACTCGGGGATGGAGTTCTATTCGGATGGGGTATTGACAATTCAAACAACATCCCTAACACCCTTCAGAAACTCGAAACTCAAATCATTGGATATGATCGTTGTAAGCGTCTTCTTCCTATGAGTGCTCCACTTGACCCAGTTAACATCTGCTCACACAACGAAGGAACAATTGCATCGGCTTGCAATGGTGATTCAGGCGGTCCATTGGTAAAGTTCAACGGCAAAGTTGTGGAACAAATCGGAATCGTTTCGTGGGGTTACACACCCTGCACATCAACCAGATACCCCTCCGTCTATACCCACACCGATGCATTTTTGTCCTGGATTTCACAGAGCATCGAGGGCTTTGTCCCTGCCAATAAGCAGTAA